In Paraglaciecola sp. T6c, the sequence GCCTAAAATTCTTGCATTCGAAATGTTTCAACGCAGCTTAACAGTCCATCCGAATGTGCGCCTGGTATGTAAAGAAGGGGATCTAAATAGCCTTACCGCAGAGCTGGCACTGAGTAAAATTGATGGTATTTTATCTGACCAACCATTACTCAATACCAGCAATGTTAAAGCTTATAATCACTTGCTTGCTCGCAGTGGATTAAGCTTTTTTGTTGCTCAGGACCTAGCAGAGAAGTTCGTTGACTTCCCACAGTGTCTAGATAACCAACCCTTCTTATTACCCGGCGATAAATCAGCCCAAAAGCTATCGATACTTGCTTGGTTTGCCAAACACAATATCAATCCACAGATTGCAGCTGAATTTGACGACTGCGCACTAATGAAACTATTTGCTCAACGCGGCTACGGGGTATTTTGTGCACCAACTTCCGTAGAGCATCATATAGAAAAACAATACAAGGTACGGGTGATTGGTCGCACTGATATGATCACGGAACATTTGTATCTGATTTCCCCGGAGCGAAAAGTCACCAACCCTCTATTATCACCGTTAGTCATTAAAGGCGCGGCTCGTTAAAGGCATTGCTCAATGAGGGCACAGCTTAATAAAAGAGCAGCGTCTTAAAGGTATTGCCATTTAGTCATCGGGCGCACAGCGTAAAAATGCTACAGAAACACTCTGTATGTTTTTTGTACAAAAACTGGCTTAACTGGCTAAACCTGCTATCAATTTAATTGAAGGTCATTGATATGCAGGAGGCACCGTCATGTTCCCTTTTAAGCGCAGAATATTCACTTCACCATCCGACTTACCACATTCAACAATGCTGACATGGGAGAGCACCCTATGCTAGATGCTGTCAGCGCCGACGTACTTAACGTGCGAAGTTTGCCGTCAACCACCAGCGCCATCGTCGGACAGCTTACGCGGGGTATGGTGATGGTAACCACCCCGATGCAGCATGGTTGGGTGCAATTTCGTTTCGGTGGCACATTCGGCTTTGTATCAGGTCACTATCTGCAAGCCGTACGCGACTTAACCCGCCTAACGGGCACAGTAAATACACAACTGCTAAACATTCGCCAAGAACCTCATGCAGGCGCAACCGTACTAGCTAGCGTTGCCCTTGGGGCTTCAATTAAAACCTTAGCGGTGGTGGGCGATTGGTTAGAAGTTGAGTTTAATGGGCACCAAGCCTACACGTTCGCAAAACACGTCGATTTGGTGTACGCCGATAACGGCTATTACGCGAGTGTCACTGCCAGTGCATTGAACGTGCGCAGTGCTCCGCATCATCAAGCTAGCATTTTTGGTCAACTCGCTGCTAATAGCCTCGTTTGGGTGGAAGGAGATCAGCAAACTTGGTCGCAAATACGCTTTAATGGCAATCGCGGGTATGTGGCCAGCACCTATTTGCAAGTCGCGCCGGTAGCTGATGATGGCACGCCTGCAAAACAGAATGATCACCAGGATCCACATGACGAATTACTCGATAATGAGCTTCCTACTGCTGCTACAGCCCTAGAGCCGGCAGAACAATTAACCCCAAATCTTATTCTCACGGTGGCTGGTAGCAAAGAGCAACGTGCTGTGGCTGCTACCTGGAATCGCTGGGGTGCGCTGCTAACAACGCTCTGTGCTGAAAAGGATATTGATGTGGCCTGCGCGGTCGCTGTTTTGTGCGTAGAAAGCCGAGGTAAAGGTTTTGAGCAAAACAACAGTGACCGTTTGATTATTCGGTTTGAGAATCATAAATTTTGGAAATATTGGGGCAAGCACCACCCTCAGCAGTATCGTCAGCACTTTTCTTATGATCCGAAAAAAGTCTGGACTAAGCATCAATGGCGAGCAAATCCGAGTGATCCATGGCAGAACTTTCATGGTGTGCAATCAAAAGAGTGGCAGGTATTCGAGTTTGCACGCAGTTTAGATGAAAATGCCGCCATGTTATCGATCAGTATGGGTGCACCGCAAATAATGGGCTTCCATTATGAACGCATAGGTTATCAATCTGTGGTCGAGATGTTCGACGCCTTTTGCCAAGGCATACCCGCGCACATACACGGCTTATTTGAGTTTTTTGACCACATTATGCATCAGCATTTACGCGACCATGCTTTCGAGAACTTTGCAGCCTTATACAACGGGAGCGGTCAAAAAGCCTTATACGGCCGGCTGATAAAAAACCACAACTACGCATTTATAAAATTACACCCGAATGCATAACTCAAGCACCACAAATCACCCCACGGACACACCCGAGGAGCAAGAACATGAACGTATTTTCATTTATCAGTAATTTGTTTGAACCTGCCGTAAAACTAGTTGACGATCTACATACCAGTGATGAAGAACGCTTGCAGTTACAAAGCCAAATTAAAGCCGTTGAAAACGAACTGTTAGCCAAGGTCATAGACTATGAAAATCAATTACTACAAAGCAAGACCGCAATCATCACTGCGGAGTCTACTGGGCAATCTTGGATCCAGCGCAACTGGCGTCCTATCACCATGCTCACGTTTTTAGCTCTAGTGGTACTAGACAGTTTCGGTTGGTTACCCAACCCCTTGGCTGATGAGGCTTGGACATTGTTACAAATAGGCTTAGGTGGTTATGTTGCGGGTCGTTCAGCTGAGAAAATCACCCAGCAATATTTACAAGCCAGACCTGCTGATGGCAAAGCAGCTTCATCGGCAAAGGGTTAGTGAATGCATTAACGAGAGCGACCCTGCTATATTCTGCGGGTCGAGCGTATAAGATATGTTCGCTCTTCACTTAGTGAGTGATGCATTGCGTCCCTTACTGTCACATTTCACATGTTCTGCTTTACCTCTTACTCTCTCTTTTCGCACCACCATGAAGCAAAGATTGATAAGCCCTCTTTTTTAGCACCAATTTAGTGCGAATTCCAAGATGATATGACACTTAGTTGCCCTTCGCCCTGCTCGCTAAGCCCTGCCTTCTGTGCGCTGGTAAAGGCTTTAGATAGGCTCAATTGCTTGCTAAACAGGCAGTTCCGTTAACATGTTGGATATTTTCAAATTTGCTCGTTAAAACAGCAGTTTTTGGCGCAGTTATTGTATAGCACAAGTTATATCCAGAAGACGCATAATACTGGTCTCACCGCCGCTGCGCTCACAACCCATTACTTATCAACAAGGAATACCTATGTCGGGTCATGCTTCACGCCTTAACGCTATTACGCAAATCACTAACAGAGCACCAAAAGAGTGCACCGGTACTAAGCCGCTAACAGATATTTGGGCGACAGATGTATTTGGTCTAGCAAAAATGGAAGAAGCCCTGTCGAAAAATGCATTTAAAGCGATTAAAAATACCGTCACGACTGGCGCGCCGCTCGATCCAGCTACCGCGGATGTAGTTGCCTCAGCGATGAAAGTATGGGCTATCAGCAAAGGGGCAAAGTTCTTTTCGCATGTCTTCTACCCTATGACCAACATCACGGCCGAAAAGCATGATGGCTTCATCATTACTAATCCAGAAGGTGCTGCCATAACTGAGTTTACGGGCAGCCTGTTGATTAAGGGGGAGCCTGACGGTTCATCTTTCCCTAATGGTAGTTTACGTATGACCAACGCGGCACGTGGCTATACCGCGTGGGATCCCACCAGCCCCGCTTACATTATGCATACTGCTAATGGCGCGACGTTGATGATCCCTAGCGTATTTATTTCGTGGACTGGGGAAGCACTGGATAAAAAGATCCCATTGTTGCGCTCAAATGCCGCCATGGATAAAGCAGCCCGCAAAGTACTTAGCCTTATGGGCGAAGAAACAATTGCGCCGTTGAACGCTAGCTGTGGTGCAGAGCAAGAATACTTTCTTGTGGATGAGCATTTTGCCAACTTGCGTCCAGATTTGTTACTTGCAGGTCGCAGTTTATTTGGTGCAGCTCCTGCGAAAGGCCAGCAGTTCGATGATCATTACTTTGGTGCTATTCCAGCCCGTGTTCAGGTGTTTATGCAAGCCTTTGAGGACAAGCTTTACCGTTTAGGTATACCGGCTAAAACTCACCATAACGAAGTGGCGCCCGGGCAATTTGAAATAGCGCCTTACTTTGAATCCTCGAACGTGGCCGCTGATCACCAACAATTAATGATGACATTGATGAAAAGCACGGCTAAAGAGCACGGTTTCTTGTGCCTGTTACATGAAAAGCCTTTCGCTGGCGTCAATGGCTCTGGTAAGCACGTAAACTGGTCAGTAGGCAACGCCACCCAAGGCAACTTGCTAGACCCAGGTAGCACACCACACGATAACCTAAACTTCTTGCTGTTCTGTGGCGCGGTTATTCGCGGTGTGCACAAACACGGCGGTTTATTGCGTGCGGTTATTGCTTCGGCATCAAATGACCATCGCTTAGGTGCAAACGAAGCACCACCAGCCATACTTTCTGTGTATTTAGGCGACCAATTAGAAAGCGTATTCAACGACATCAAAGCCGGTAAATTACTTGAAAAAGCCAAAGGCGGTTTGATGGACCTAGGCTTGTCGCAAATATTAAAGTTTGAACGTGACCCCGGGGACCGTAACCGTACCTCTCCTTTCGCCTTTACCGGAAACCGCTTTGAATTCCGCGCGGTAGGCTCGTCTCAGTCAGTTTCTGGGCCACTGGTCGCTATGAATACCATGCTAGCCGATTCATTAGATTGGATAGCTGAAAGGCTTGAGGCTGCACTTGCCAACGGAACAGATAAAACTGCGGCGGTTATTGTGGTGCTAAAAGAACTAATGGAAATGCACGGTAATGTGGTTTTCGGTGGTGACGGCTACAGTGAAGAATGGCATAAAGAAGCGGTAGAAGTTCGCTGCCTCAAAAACCTACCCACCAGTGCCGATGCCCTACCTGAATTTAAAGCGCCAGAAGTGATCGATTTATTTGTTAACACAGGCGTGTTGTCACAGGACGAGTTATTTAGCCGCTTTGAAGTGTACGCTGAGCAATATATTTTATCTCTTGAGGTAGAAGCAAAACTCGTTATTGATATGGCCACCACGCAAATATACCCTGCAGTGACTCAGCACCTAACCCACTTAGCGGATGTCAGCCAAACCTTATCAGGCCTAAGTTTAAGTCTAGAAAACACCGACTTAAACGAAGCGGTAGAACAGGCCAATGGCATGATGAGCGCGGTAAAAGAGCTGAAAGTAGCACTAGCAGAGCATAATTTTGCGAGCACGGAAGAACACATGTCGTTTAGCGCGAAAACCTTGTGCCCATTATTGCTAAAAGTACGTGAACACGCAGATACACTTGAAGGCATGGTAGCTGATGACTTATGGCCGCTGCCTAAGTATCAAGAGATGTTATTTATTAAGTAACCCTGAGCCAAGTTGCGTTCGATGAGACGACTTACATGCTAATGGCTAAGTAAGCTAACAAGTAGATAAGTAAAAAGGAGCCTAGGCTCCTTTTTTATTGCTCGCGCAAGTTCGCCGCAGATCAACGTATTTTGTCACACTTTATTACTTGTCTTTATGCTACTCACCATTATCATGGCGTGACTTTTGTTTATGGAAAATGTTTAATTTTATGTTGGCTTGGCGCGCGTTTATATTCAGCATAGGTATTGCTCTTTTTGCAGCAATAGCAAGCCCTGCCTGCGCCACAGCAAATATCAGTTCTCCACTAAATTTAGTAAGTGATGTTGTATATTCACAGGCAATGTCTGACAGTGACTCTGTGGTAAACGATAGTGCGCTACAGCACAGCTCAACCTTAGGTCAGGCACTATTAGCTGACGTATCGTTTTCCAAACGGTCAAAATCCCCCCAACGGCCTGACAATACCGATGAAGATCGTTTGTCAGGGAGCAAGAAACCGACATTTCAAGTTAGATTTAATCACAATGTCAGCTTACCGCCTTTTGAGCGTCAAGCTGCGAGCGCATTTGGGTCGGTGTTTCAAAACGAGCCAAGTTTTGTATTGGTATACGAATTTTTACCTGAAATTTTAGGCCTAAAACACTTTTTAGCGCCATTAAGCACACACATTTCCGTTCCGTGGTATTTGCGCGCTGATATGTCAAATAGCCACAGTCGCCTTGCAGGCTGGAAAGACAGTAACGCTCAGTATACTGCCGCCATTACCTACCTTAGTTAAATCGTTCTCTCGCCCTTTTACGGGCGTCACTTTCTTATGCTGTTTAAGTGCCGGTGAGTGCTTAAGCAATAGATTTTTGCGTTCGCGTGTCAAAACGCTAACGCCTCCTAGCGGGTTTGCGCTGCAACATCACACAGCCAAGCCTACTGGGTAATTAAGAGAACGAACATGCGAAAAACAACAGCAAAGCCCAAGTACACTTGGCAAATTTTGGTGATTATCGTCACCGTTATCATTTTAGGCTTAAATGCCATTCCGACGTTTTATGGCAATCACAATGCCTTACTCGTCAGTGCAGTTAACCCAACACAGTCATTGCCCAATACGCAAACGTTACGCAAGGCAGTACAACAGCAGAACATCAACGTAGAGCAAATCATCAATAGTGAATCGAGTAGTAAAATCGTTATTGACGGAGACGACGAAGCTTTACTCGTAGCGCAAAGCCAACTTAAAACGACCTTAGGCGACGACTTTCAAGTACGCTTAGGCAGCCAGTCAGCCGCACCAAAATGGTTACAAGGCATGGGAATGTCCCCCATCAAGCTTGGCTTAGATTTAAGCGGCGGCGTGTTATTTGTGCTTGAGGTCGATACTCATAAAGCCGACCAAGAACGTTTAGGCAACGCAAAGGACGAAGCGCTGCAGCTTATCCATGATAAAGGTTTGCGTGGTATGAGCGTGAAGCTAGCCGACTCACAAGAGAAGATTAACCTTCACTTTCTCACTCACCAAGCAAGCCAAGTCAAAAAGGTGGTCAATGAGTTACAACAGCAACTACCCGGCATAACCTATACCGCAAGCGGCGATCGCGATGCCGCGCTGGTATTTTCAGATCAAAGTGTCACTACCTTTCATCATGAAATTATGGCCCAAGCTCTGACCACCCTGCGCGGGCGTATTGAAGAGCTTGGCATCACAGAAGCCGTTACCCAGCGCCAAGGTCAAAACAGAATACGTATTGAGTTACCAGGGGTGAAAGATCCAGAGCAAGCCAAGCGTATTATCGGTGCCACCGCATCGCTGGATTTCTACGAAATGGCCCAAAGCGGCACAGTGGGAGCCAAAACCTTTACTGATGAAAATGGTCGTCGTCTGCGCTTGGCACCTAAACCCATTTTCACTGGCTCAAATATCGAAAATGCGACCTCAGGGCGTGATGAGATGGGTATTGCACTAGTAAACCTAGCGCTTGACGGCATCGGTGGTAAGAAGATGTCTGACTTCTCTAAAGACAATATTGGCAATCCTATGGTCACAATATTCTCTGAATACCATAAAAACAGCGCAGATGAGATGGTCAAAAGCAGCAAGGTCATTAGTGTAGCAACCATTCAAAGTCAGTTAGGCAACCGCTTTAGCATCACCAATTTAGATAGCCCACAAGCGGCTTCCGATCTCGCTTTATTATTGCGTGCAGGCTCACTAGATGCACCTATCACCATAGTGCAGCAACGCACCATTCAAGCGTCGTTAGGACAAGAAAACGTCGGTAATGGCATCATGGCACTCGCTATAGGCTTGGGTTTTACGTTGGTCTTTATGGGCTTGTGGTACCGCAAATTAGGGCTTATCGCCAATACCAGCTTGATTCTTAACTTAGTATGTTTATTAGGCTTAATGGCGCTATTGCCCAATGTTGTACTGACCCTACCCGGCATCGCTGGTTTGGTGCTCACCGTGGGCATGGCGGTCGATACTAACGTGTTGATCTTTGAGCGTATAAAAGAAGAGCGAAAACGCGGGCGGAGTAACTTTTTGGCGATTGAAACGGGCTACAAAGAAGCCTTCGCCACTATTTTAGACGCCAACGTCACCACCATGATCACCGCCCTCATACTGTTGAGTATCGGTTATGGGCCAGTCAAAGGATTTGCGATGACCTTAAGTTTGGGCATTTTAACCAGTATGTTTACCGGCGTATTCGTTGCTCATGTATTGACGTCATTGGTTAAACCGCAAATAGCCATCAAACAAAAGGAGCTAAGATCATGAGCGCAAACACATTGAAAAATGAAACCAGTACGCAAGAAGCGACAAACACAATCAGCCAATCTACGGGAGTCCATTCACCCATGGCCATGTTCAGTAAGGTACGTTTGGCTGGTTTTTATCTCGCCATCTCATTGATGCTGCTTTCGGCTATCGGCTTAGGCTTTAAAGGGCTGAACCTCGGGCTAGATTTCACGGGTGGCTACATGACTGAGTTCACTACCTCGCAAAGTATCAATAAAAAGCAAATGCAAGACCAGCTTGCCACGCATCTAACTGGCGATTTTGAGTTAAACAGTAGTGGGGCAAACACCCAATGGACGATTCGCCAAGCTGATGGTGCCAACCATGTCATCGACAAAGACTGGCTTAACAACTTCGCGGCGCAATCGGGCTATGACATCAGCCCACAAGACTCGGTTTATATTGGCTCACAAGTAGGCTCTGAGCTGATTGATAATGGCGGATTGGCTTTGATCGTCGCTGCAATTGCCATGATGATATATCTAACATGGCGCTTTGAATGGCGCTTAGCCTGTGGCTCGCTCATGGCGTTAGTGCATGATGTACTCGTGGTTTTAGGGTTATTCGCCTGGCTGGGATTACCGTTTGATTTGACGGTATTGGCGGCCGTGCTGGCCATCATTGGTTACTCGCTGAATGACTCTATTGTCATCGGTGATAAGTTACGTGAAGTGATGCGCGCGAAAACCAATATGAGCATGAGTGACATAGTCGATACAGCCGTAAAATCGACCTTAACACGCTCACTAATTACCTCCGGTACTACACTCGCTACCATAGGCGCCATCTGGATATTCGGCGGTCAGCCGCTACAAGGTTTTGCTATTGGGCTGTTCGCTGGCGTGGTATTTGGTACCTTGTCGTCTATTGCTGTATCGGCAACGATCCCTCAGCTTATCGGCTTAAATCCTGAGTTTTATCAGCACAGAGCCCAAGAGTTGTTGCTTAACGATGAACCGTAAACCTAGCTCGTAGAAAAAAGGGTAAATCTAACCGTTAGCCCTTCTGGTTATTAGCGTATAAAAAAGCCCGCTCTTTAGCGGGCTTACGTCACTAATATAAGTCACTTATTGGCTCATAGGCCTAAGAGTACCTGCATTTCCTTTGCGCCAAACATCACAATTTCCACTGCAATTAGAATGATAATGATCCATTCTAAGAACGATGAATGTTGGTGGTTCTGTTCACCCGCAAGCATGTCGAATAATTCATGTATGGTGGCTAACTTTTTGGACAGCAACTCAACCCGTTGATGAATTTCTAAATAGCGTGCGGCCAAATTGTAGGTGCTTTCATACTCTGGGTATTCCCAGAAAAATTCAGGGGTATCAAGCAAACCATAATGCAAAATAATATCGCTTTTGGTACTGAACAACGTACCGCGGATCTTCGCTATATTGCGTCGCGATAATTTGATTTTACCGGTTTTAGCCAACGTTTGCGGAATATGCGCGTGGTCTTGGATTGTTTGTTGTGCCTGACTTTCATATTCGTTTAGCTTTAACGATTGTGCTAACGCATGGCTCACCGCCAAACGCGACAAATGATCATCTTGGGCCAAACTCACGGTATCCTGACTGATACGAGATTCAGGTGCATCTAACACAAAGCGAAAATGCTCTTGGCTAGCGGCAGTTAATAAACCTTCAGCCAAACTTAACCGATGCAATAACGCTAACCGTTCGTCTTCATCCACACCCCAAAATACGGCAATACCGTAGTCAAATAACCACACTTCACCACCAGGTAACGCAATATGCACCGCGTCGCGATAACGCGCGCCGCGCTCTGCATTTAACCAATCTTGTTCAGAACTTAAAATCGACTCTTCATTACCTAAGTAAATGGCTGAAATGCGATTATTACTAAATTTCACAATGTATCCGGTAGGCCCATGGCCAGTAAGAGAAAATCGCGCTAATGTAAGGCCGAATTCAATCCGTGTACAGTGGAATTTTTGTGCAATTTGAAAATATTTTTAAGATGATTTTTTCGTCTGAAAGCCCGCTGTTAAATCGTAGATTTCACACTCATGGAACTCGCTCAACACGCCTTTATTAGAGCGACACAAGCTGCTTTATGCGCTATAAAGTCGGCTCATAAAAAACGCCCCTGTTAGCAAAAATAACAGAGGCGTTGAGAGAGAATTTTCGTTTATCTTTTTAAAAGTGTTTAACGACACCTCAAGCGGATAAAATCGTGACTAGTTAAGCGTAACAAACTCTTCAGCGCTAGTAGGATGAATGGCCACACAGGCATCAAAGTCCGCTTTAGTTGCGCCCATTTTCATCGCCACCCCAAAGCCTTGCAGTATTTCATCCATACCGTAGCCAATACCATGTAAGCCAACGACTTTTTGCTCTTCACCCACACAAATCAGCTTCATGCGCGTCATTTGTCTGTGGCTGGTCACCGCCGTGTACATGGCCGCAAAGCTCGAGTTATACACTTTGACATTATCTTTGCCAAACTCGGCTTCCGCTTCAAGTTCAGTTAAGCCCATTGTACCGATAGCTGGGTGACTGAAGACAACGGTTGGGATCAGAGTGTAATCCATGTGTGCGTCTTTCTGGCCATTAAACAAACGCTCCGAAAGTAAACGACCCGCTTTAACCGCCACAGGTGTAAGTTCTACTTTACCTATGTTATCGCCCACCGCATAAATACCATCAACACTGGTGTTCTGGTATTTATCCACTGCGATATAACCACGTTGATTCACCGTCACTCCGGCTTTGTCTAACCCCATGTTATCGTTTGCTGGTGCACGACCAATAGCCCAAATGACGCTATCCGCTTCGATTTTCTCACCGCACTCGAAAGTTAGCGTTAAGCTGCCATCTTCGTTCTTTTCAAGTTTCTCTGGTATACGATGAGTATGTAGCGTTGGGCCGTCTTGAGCCATTATCTCAACCAAGGTTTCACTTAACATGGTATCAAATGAACGAAGTGGCGCATGCTTGCGCACAACTAGGTGGGTTTCGCTACCAAGAGAATGTAATACACCTGCTAGCTCAACGGCGATATAACCGGCACCTACTACCACAACGCGTTTAGGTTGTTCCGTTAATTCAAAGAAACCATCTGAATCGATGCCTAGCTCTGCACCAGGAATGCTTGGTGTAACAGGGCGACCACCAGTGGCAATAAGGATGTGGTCAGCGGTGTAATGCTTGCCGTCAACTTCTACGGTATTTTTATCCACGAAACGAGCAAAACCATTGATCACCGTGATGTCATTGTTGCCCAACACGCGATCGTAAGAGGCATGGATACGTTTGATATATGCTTCGCGACTGTCTACTAGTTTTTTCCAGTCGAATTTATTCACCGTCACGTCGAAACCGTAATCGGCGGCATAATGATTAATGGCTTCAGCGACCTGAGCACCAAACCACATGGCTTTTTTAGGCACACAACCTACGTTAACGCACGTGCCACCAATATGGCGTGCTTCAATTAACGCTACTTTTTTGCCGTGCTTGGATGCTCGGTTTGCTGAAGCAATACCGCCACTGCCGCCGCCGATACATATATAATCAAAATCTGCCATTTCTACTCATCCTAAATTAACTAGCTGTGACTACACGATATAAGGTTCGTCTGATTAAAGACAAATGAATTTTTTAATCGGGTTAATCGAAAATAATAAACCTGAGCATTATAGACCTATCAAGCAGAGAATAACTTGCAACAAAACTACAGCTGCTCAAATCGCCTATAAACGCATTGATTTTAGCCTAGATCCATACAAACACTTGAATTCGCGTATGAACTGCCTTACTTACTAGTCATTATTCCCTCTACTTGAGAGTTCATTATGTCCCTAAGCCCGTTGCAAGATTTGTCTGGATTACCACGTTTTTCAGAAATTAGTCCCGAGCAAATTCAGCCCGCTGTTAAGCAAGCGATTGAAGATGCTAAACAAACCATAGAAACCTTGCTTGCCCAGCCAACTTACACATGGGACAACTTCGCCGCTAAATTAGAAGACAAAGACGATGAACTTGGTCGCATGTGGTCACCGGTTTCACACATGAATTCAGTGGTCAGCAAGGACGAACTGCGTGAAGCGCACGACGCTTGCTTACCCTTGTTATCTGAATATGGCACTTGGGTTGGTCAGCATAAGGGCTTATACCAAGCCTACCTGCATATTCAAAATAGTGCGGAGTTCGCTGAACTGGATGAGGCAAAACGTAAAGTCATTGAGAACACAGTGCGTGATTTCGAGTTATCGGGCGTCGGCTTAGATGACGAGAAAAAACAGCGTTACGGCGAGATAAAAAGCCGCTTGTCAGATTTATCCTCAACGTTTAGCAACAACGTGATGGACGCTACGCTAGGCTGGCAAAAACACATCACCGATGAAACTGAGTTGGCCGGTTTACCCGAGTCCGCCTTGTCCGCTGCCAAACAACTTGCTGAAAGCAAAGAGTTGGATGGCTGGTTGTTCACCCTTGATATCCCTAGCTATTTACCTGTGATGATGCATGCCGATAACCACCTATTGCGCGAAGAAATGTACCGCGCATTTACGACACGCGCGTCTGACCAAGGGCCAAATGCAGGCCAATGGGATAACGGCCCACTCATCGATGAAACCATGGCATTGCGCCAAGAGCTCGCCAACTTATTAGATTTCTCCAATTACGCAGAACGCTCTTTGGCCACGAAAATGGCAGAATCGACCAGTCAGGTAAAAGGCTTTTTGCAAGACTTAGCGCAGCGCTCACGACCACAAGCCCAACAAGACTTAACCGAACTGGCAGAATTCGCCAAAACCCAATATGACAAGCCTGAGCTACAAGCGTGGGATTTGGCTTATTACAGCGAAAAACTCAAAGAGCAAAAATACGCCATTTCAGATGAAGCCCTGCGTCCGTATTTCCCTGCCCATAAAGCAGTGGATGGCTTATTTGAAGTGGTATCACGTTTATACGGTCTACAAATTAGCGAACGTGATGGTGTAGACACTTGGCACGAAGATGTGCGCTTCTTTGATATCAAAGACGCAAAAGGTGATTTACGCGGCAGCTTTTACTTAGACCTGTACGCTCGCGAACACAAACGTGGCGGAGCCTGGATGGACGAGTGCCAAACGCGTCGCGCCAAACCTGATGGCACAATGCAACTGCCGGTGGCTTATTTAACGTGTAACTTCAGTGGCCCAGTAGGCAACAAGCCTGCGTTATTCACTCACGATGAAGTGATTACCTTATTCCATGAGTTTGGCCACGGCATTCATCACATGTTGACCCAAATCGACGTTGCTGGCGTATCAGGCATCAACGGTGTGGCATGGGATGCGGTTGAGTTACCCAGCCAGTTTTTAGAAAACTGGTGCTGGCAGCCTGAAGCATTGGCGTTTATCTCAAGCCACTATGAAACGGGCGAGCCACTCCCCCAAGACTTGTTGGATAAAATGCTAGCGGCACGTAACTTCCAGTCAGCCATGCAGATGGTGCGTCAATTGGAATTTAGCTTATTTGATTTCAGCTTACACGAGCAATATAACAGTGAGCAGAAAACCTCAGTGCAAGGCTTGTTAGATGACGTACGTAGCAAAGTAGCTGTGGTTATTCCACCTGAGTTTAACCGCTTCCAGA encodes:
- the prlC gene encoding oligopeptidase A — its product is MSLSPLQDLSGLPRFSEISPEQIQPAVKQAIEDAKQTIETLLAQPTYTWDNFAAKLEDKDDELGRMWSPVSHMNSVVSKDELREAHDACLPLLSEYGTWVGQHKGLYQAYLHIQNSAEFAELDEAKRKVIENTVRDFELSGVGLDDEKKQRYGEIKSRLSDLSSTFSNNVMDATLGWQKHITDETELAGLPESALSAAKQLAESKELDGWLFTLDIPSYLPVMMHADNHLLREEMYRAFTTRASDQGPNAGQWDNGPLIDETMALRQELANLLDFSNYAERSLATKMAESTSQVKGFLQDLAQRSRPQAQQDLTELAEFAKTQYDKPELQAWDLAYYSEKLKEQKYAISDEALRPYFPAHKAVDGLFEVVSRLYGLQISERDGVDTWHEDVRFFDIKDAKGDLRGSFYLDLYAREHKRGGAWMDECQTRRAKPDGTMQLPVAYLTCNFSGPVGNKPALFTHDEVITLFHEFGHGIHHMLTQIDVAGVSGINGVAWDAVELPSQFLENWCWQPEALAFISSHYETGEPLPQDLLDKMLAARNFQSAMQMVRQLEFSLFDFSLHEQYNSEQKTSVQGLLDDVRSKVAVVIPPEFNRFQNSFGHIFAGGYAAGYYSYKWAEVLSSDAFSRFEEEGIFNQQVGQDFLNNILEKGGSKEPMELFVAFRGREPKVDALLRHSGIEG